One Thermococcus eurythermalis DNA segment encodes these proteins:
- a CDS encoding hydrogenase large subunit: protein MIREFEEKFGSTLGKKVIAKNKVLYTLMVRREDFPNIINYILSRPNTRLFTMVGMDERNTEEAFSVTYWFLDWKDNEVVGIRLYVPEDEPTFPSVGAFHKGAIWFEREVQDLLGLKAEGLPDPRRLVLPDDWPEGVYPLREDFQYYHSPAGTRSYPYKEPPEDSTVHPMGPYHVALDEPAHFRLFVKGEEIVDVDYRGFYSHRGIEKLARGRLNYNQIIFIAERICGICGFSHSVAYAQAVEEAAGIEVPDRARYIRTILLEIERLHSHLLWLGVAAHLTGFDTAFMRSWEIREQVMELAERLTGNRKTYGLVLVGGVRRDLLDYRKSLVLETLKNLRREFDELVDMLVSTKSFVKRCEGVGVLPKEKAMEWDTAGPLARASGIDYDTRKSLPYAAYDELSFDVPVYKEGDVLARALVRIDEVRESISLLEQAVDAIPGGPVIAEFNEVPSWREGISAVEAPRGENTHYVMTGEVNRIYRWRVKAPTYNNLQAVPDMLRGYTIADAPLIVASIDPCYSCTERVQVVDVESGKAKVISLGGGIGACP from the coding sequence ATGATAAGGGAGTTTGAAGAAAAATTTGGCTCGACGCTTGGGAAAAAGGTCATCGCAAAGAACAAAGTGCTTTACACGCTGATGGTAAGGAGAGAGGACTTTCCCAACATAATCAACTACATTCTCAGCAGACCGAACACAAGGCTCTTCACAATGGTAGGAATGGACGAGAGGAACACCGAAGAGGCATTCAGCGTGACCTACTGGTTCCTTGACTGGAAGGACAACGAAGTCGTCGGGATAAGGCTCTACGTCCCTGAAGACGAACCCACCTTTCCCAGCGTCGGCGCTTTCCACAAGGGGGCAATATGGTTCGAGAGGGAAGTCCAGGACCTACTGGGCCTGAAAGCGGAGGGACTTCCGGACCCGAGAAGGCTTGTACTCCCCGACGACTGGCCAGAGGGAGTTTACCCGCTGAGGGAGGACTTCCAGTACTACCACTCCCCAGCCGGAACGAGGAGCTACCCCTACAAGGAGCCGCCCGAAGACTCTACGGTGCACCCGATGGGGCCATACCACGTCGCGCTGGACGAGCCGGCGCACTTCAGGCTCTTCGTCAAGGGTGAGGAAATCGTTGACGTGGACTACCGCGGCTTCTACTCCCACAGGGGCATAGAAAAGCTCGCAAGGGGAAGGCTGAACTACAACCAGATAATATTCATCGCGGAGAGGATATGCGGCATATGCGGATTCTCCCACTCCGTAGCGTACGCCCAGGCCGTCGAGGAGGCGGCTGGAATTGAAGTGCCGGACAGGGCGAGATACATCAGGACGATACTCCTTGAGATTGAGAGACTGCACTCCCACCTCCTCTGGCTGGGCGTCGCGGCCCACCTGACCGGCTTTGACACGGCCTTTATGCGCTCGTGGGAGATTAGGGAGCAGGTCATGGAGCTCGCCGAGAGGCTCACTGGCAACAGGAAAACGTACGGCCTTGTTCTCGTTGGCGGAGTCAGGAGAGACCTCCTGGACTACAGAAAGTCCCTGGTTCTTGAGACTCTCAAGAACCTGAGGAGAGAGTTCGACGAGCTCGTTGACATGCTCGTATCAACGAAGAGCTTCGTAAAGAGGTGCGAGGGCGTCGGTGTGCTCCCGAAGGAGAAAGCTATGGAGTGGGACACCGCCGGCCCCCTGGCGAGGGCTTCTGGAATTGACTACGACACAAGAAAGAGCCTCCCCTACGCGGCATACGATGAGCTGAGCTTTGACGTCCCCGTCTACAAGGAGGGAGACGTCCTGGCAAGGGCCCTCGTGAGGATTGACGAAGTGAGGGAGAGCATCTCCCTGCTGGAGCAGGCGGTTGACGCTATTCCCGGCGGCCCCGTGATAGCGGAGTTCAACGAAGTCCCAAGCTGGAGGGAGGGTATATCGGCCGTTGAAGCCCCGAGGGGCGAGAACACCCACTACGTGATGACAGGGGAGGTGAACAGAATCTACAGGTGGCGGGTGAAGGCGCCGACGTACAACAACCTCCAGGCAGTTCCGGACATGCTGAGGGGCTACACAATAGCCGATGCTCCGCTGATAGTGGCCTCGATAGACCCCTGCTACTCGTGTACCGAGAGGGTTCAGGTCGTTGACGTGGAGTCAGGAAAGGCGAAGGTAATCTCACTGGGCGGAGGGATAGGGGCATGCCCGTGA